Genomic DNA from Roseburia intestinalis L1-82:
TACAATGACCCGATTGGATATGCAGACCTTGTTTTGAACGGAAACCCCGAAATTTATCTAAAAACTGTAACTGAATGTAAACCCTTAGATTAAAACTCAGCCCTCTGCCTTTTCATTGGCAGAGGGCCGTTTTTTACTTAACAGTTATTGAGCATCCCTTAATTGCTCTACAACACTGCATTTCGCTGCGTTGTCATACATCATGCAAGGAATCAGCCACCCCAGCAGAAGAAATACCGGAATTGTCAGCAGGACAGGCAGAATGGTGAATCGATACTCAAAGAACCAGAACATACTGCCCAGCATTTTTCCCGCAAGAGGTCCCACCGCAAGCGACAAAATAAAGGCCGCCGCTACAGAAGACATTGCGTAAAACAACCCCTCGTAGATCAGCATGGTTTTGAGCTGCCGGTTTGTCATTCCTACAGCCTGAAGCACAGCAAATTCACGGCGGCGGGAAAGAATACCGGTCATCATGGCGTTGAAGAAATTTAAGAGTCCCACCAGCCCAATGATAGCACAGAGGATACCACCTATCAGAAGGAACATCTGCCGGAACTGAGCAAATTCAGAGCGAGCCGTGACCTTGCTTTCATACATCAAGGGCGAAAACTCACCGGCAGTGAGCTTCGATAGATATTGCTCTGCTTCGGCCTCGTCAACTTCGTCCGCTGTGTCGAACAGGTAGAGCATCGGAATGGCTGCACCACCGCTGTCCCTCTGTGCGGTGTCCACAGACAAAACTACGTCATATCCAATACCACCATAACGATAACTCATGGAATTCGGAAGTTCTACCAAGGCGCAGACCGTGTACTCTACATCTCTGGCTCCATACAATTTTGCCTGAAAGTACTCCTCCGGTGTATCTTCGGTGCGGAGTTCCCCGGTGCGGCTGTCGATATATTTCACATCATCCGCATAGGTAGCGGTAATCGTGTCTCCCACCTTGGGGTAGTATTCAGGATTGGGCAGATTGCCGTAATCATCCAAAGAAACCGCAATGGCAATGGCGTTATTGTCCGGCTCCAGCATAGGAGAAATATCTCCGTCGAACACTTGCAGCTTGTCAAACAGGCTGTTATCCAGAGCCTCGATTCTGGTATCTCCCATCACCATATTGCCCCGGTGCTCCAGACGGCTCATATGGCTGTCCAACTGCTCGGCGCTTTCGTACCTTGCATAGTCCTGCCGCAGAGCATCCTCCGTCATCCACAGATATGCGGGTTTTCGCACAGCATATCCCGTGCCGGAAAGACTGGCCTTTGTGTTTGCTGCGATCTCTTCGATCTGTTCCGGCGTGATGAATTCATCTGCCGGGTTGTAACGGAAATAGTCGGGCGTGCTGACGATAAAATCGGCGCAGGTCATGAAGGATACATACTTCTCCATGCTGAAGCCGCCCACAAAGGCACACAGCGCATTGAACAGCGTCACCGACAGTGCCAGAGACACCACCACCAGCACCGTCTTTTTTTTGTTTCGTCCCAGATTGGCAAAGGCCATCTGATGGAGCTTCGCTCCCCGGGTGCTGCGCTGTTTTTTCTTGGTCTGCATCGCATCCGTATATTTGGTAGCCTCCACCGGAGAAACCCTGGCTGCCATTTTCCCGGGCTTGGAGCAGGACAAAAGCACCGTCAGCAGGGCAAACAGCACGGAGCCAACAAAGATCACAGGCGAAGTGCTGATGGTGGTGATGCCTGCATCCAACTGGGTGGAGCGCAAGACAACAGGCACCAGAACAGCGCCAATGCCATAGCCCAACAGCAGCCCCGCCGGAATGCCGATCAGACAAAGCAGAAGTGCCTGCTGGCGAATGATGCGTTTGAGCTGCCGGGGCGTTGTGCCAATGGTTTTCAGAAGCCCGTAAAACCGGATATCCCCCGCAACAGAGATCTGGAAAATGTTATAGATGATAAGATACCCGGTGAAAATCACCAGCAGCAAAAAAGCTGCTATGGCGATCACAAGTTCCGGATCGAGCTGCGACTCCAGCTGGGATGAGGTATATCCCCAGTTGACGCCGATTCGAACGCTGTTGGGATCGGTATAGCTGTCCCATGTGTAGCCGAGATCGGTATCCACCTGCTCCATCTGCCCTTGAATGTTTGTACTGGAAGCCATCATGACATTCAAATCGGTGCGGAAGGGCTGTAAACCTGTTTTCGCTGCCTGCGCTTCGATGTCATCTGCGTAATCATGACTGATGTTGATGTAATGAACAGGCATTAGTTCATCATAGTCCCAATAGCCCACCAGCGTAAAGGTATCTGTTACAGTAAAGGCGGTTTGATCCTTGTCCGTAATGGAATAGGAAACCGTGACCTCGGCGCCCAGCTCCGGCGTTACGCCAAGCAGCTGCAACGCTGCCGTATCCATGGCTACCTCTTTGCCGCTTTCGGGCATCCGTCCGATAATAGGGGTTGCATAGCTCCATTTAGTGCAGTTGGCATCCATGTAGCTGATCTCTGCCGGTATTTTGGCAAAGACCCCCTCCGCAGTGATACCGATCACCTTCCGTACCCCCGTAGCCTTCACCTTTGGGTGGGCAGCGATGCGTTCCGCCTGCTCGGGGGAAACATCCTTAAAGGTGCCATGCGCATAGCCGCCTACCTGCCGAAACTGGTAGGTTTCATAACTGGCGTTCAGCGACAGAACAATGGTGAACATGGAAGTAAATAGCAGCGTTGTCAGCGCAATGGCAAAAATAGCGATCAGATTGCGGCGACGGTTCGCATAAAGAGATTTTAAGCTGAGTTTTCGAATACATTTTCGATTTTTGACATTCATCGTAGCCACCTCCCGTTAGTTCTGGGAGACGATCCGACCATCTTCGATACGGATAATGCGGTCTGCCATCTGCGCAATTTCTTCGTTGTGAGTGATCATTACGATTGTCTGGGCGAACTTTTGACTGGTGACTTTCAAAAGACTTAATACATCCTGGCTGGTTTTGGAATCCAGATTACCTGTCGGTTCATCTGCCAGAATGATAGCGGGTGCTGCCGCCAGCGCACGGGCAATGGCTACCCGCTGCTGTTGACCGCCTGAGAGCTGATTGGGCAGCGCATCCAGACGATCATCCAGCCCAAGTGTCTGTACAATCTGCTGTACGAAATCCTTATTGACCTTGCCACCGTCCAGCTCAATGGGTAGAACAATATTTTCATACACATTCAGCACCGGAACAAGATTATATGCTTGGAACACAAAGCCGATTTTCCTGCGGCGGAAGATGGTCAGCGCTTCCTCCTTCAGGGAGAAAATATCCTGTCCGTCCACCATAACCGTGCCGCTTGTAGGGCGATCCAGCCCGCCCAGCATGTGCAGCAGCGTGGATTTGCCGGAGCCGGATGTGCCGACAATTGCAACAAATTCGCCCTTCTTTACACTTAAATCAACTCCATCCAACGCATGAACTGCGTTATTGCCGGAGCCATAAATCTTTTTCAGGTTTTTTGCCTGTAAAACTTCCATAAATGAGTACCTCCATGAAAAAATCTGTATGTATGAAAGGAAATGATCCTTTGATACATACAGATTATCGCATAGGAATCTTTCCACATTCTTTCCGGCGGAAAATGAAATCTAACAGTTTTGATAGAATTGTTGTTATTTCGGCAGAAATATGGAAAACGTACTTCCTTTTCCCGGAACGGAAGCAACCTTGATATAACCGCCCTCGCCGGATATGATCTGTCGGGCAAGGTATAAGCCAATGCCGACCCCTTCTTGTTTCTGCACACTATTTGAGCGGTAAAAGCGAGCAAATATCTTCGCTTGCTCATTTTCCGGGATGCCTGAACCGGTATCCGATATATCGATCCTTACAAACATTTCATAGCTTACGGCAGAAATAGTAATGGTGCCATGCTCTGTATATTTGATGGCGTTGTCTACGATATTAGCCAGCGCTTCCGCTGTCCATTTGAAGTCGAATACAGCAAAAGCATCTGTATCCTGCATTTGCAAAGACAATCCTTTTTCAGAAGCCTTGGCAGTATATTGTTCTACCACACTTTCAAGCAGCGGCTGCAGCGCTGCTTGCTGAGGGGAGAGTGAAATGATCCCGTTTTCCAGTCTGGAAAGCTTTACGAGAGAATCGATCAGAAATCGCAGCTTTTCCGATTGTTTGTACAGCGCCTCCACATTTGCCTTCGCCGATGCAGGCATAGTTTCCTCCATCAGAAGCTCGCTGTATAACAGCAGGTTTGCAATCGGCGTTTTTGTCTGGTGGGAGATGTCCGCAATCAAGGTTTTGATTTTGTCTTTTTCCTGCGCTATGTTTTGAGAAGATGCTTCTGCGGCGGAAAGATAGTGCGCAAACTTCGTTTCCAATGCAGATAGCTGGCTTTCATCAAAATTGGTTTCAGAAAAGGAGCCGGTCATGGCAGTGTCCAGCATCCTTTCGATTTCTTCCATCGTTTTTCTGATTTTCCTCCGCTCCCATAATACAGCAGCGATCGCCGCCAGAAAACATAGCAGTATGATCACAATGCCGGTTTTATTCATCTTTTGTCACCCAGCTATAACCGATTCCGTAGATGGTTTTAATGTATTTCTGTGCGCCAAGCTTATCCCTCAGACGCTT
This window encodes:
- a CDS encoding ABC transporter permease, with protein sequence MNVKNRKCIRKLSLKSLYANRRRNLIAIFAIALTTLLFTSMFTIVLSLNASYETYQFRQVGGYAHGTFKDVSPEQAERIAAHPKVKATGVRKVIGITAEGVFAKIPAEISYMDANCTKWSYATPIIGRMPESGKEVAMDTAALQLLGVTPELGAEVTVSYSITDKDQTAFTVTDTFTLVGYWDYDELMPVHYINISHDYADDIEAQAAKTGLQPFRTDLNVMMASSTNIQGQMEQVDTDLGYTWDSYTDPNSVRIGVNWGYTSSQLESQLDPELVIAIAAFLLLVIFTGYLIIYNIFQISVAGDIRFYGLLKTIGTTPRQLKRIIRQQALLLCLIGIPAGLLLGYGIGAVLVPVVLRSTQLDAGITTISTSPVIFVGSVLFALLTVLLSCSKPGKMAARVSPVEATKYTDAMQTKKKQRSTRGAKLHQMAFANLGRNKKKTVLVVVSLALSVTLFNALCAFVGGFSMEKYVSFMTCADFIVSTPDYFRYNPADEFITPEQIEEIAANTKASLSGTGYAVRKPAYLWMTEDALRQDYARYESAEQLDSHMSRLEHRGNMVMGDTRIEALDNSLFDKLQVFDGDISPMLEPDNNAIAIAVSLDDYGNLPNPEYYPKVGDTITATYADDVKYIDSRTGELRTEDTPEEYFQAKLYGARDVEYTVCALVELPNSMSYRYGGIGYDVVLSVDTAQRDSGGAAIPMLYLFDTADEVDEAEAEQYLSKLTAGEFSPLMYESKVTARSEFAQFRQMFLLIGGILCAIIGLVGLLNFFNAMMTGILSRRREFAVLQAVGMTNRQLKTMLIYEGLFYAMSSVAAAFILSLAVGPLAGKMLGSMFWFFEYRFTILPVLLTIPVFLLLGWLIPCMMYDNAAKCSVVEQLRDAQ
- a CDS encoding ABC transporter ATP-binding protein, whose amino-acid sequence is MEVLQAKNLKKIYGSGNNAVHALDGVDLSVKKGEFVAIVGTSGSGKSTLLHMLGGLDRPTSGTVMVDGQDIFSLKEEALTIFRRRKIGFVFQAYNLVPVLNVYENIVLPIELDGGKVNKDFVQQIVQTLGLDDRLDALPNQLSGGQQQRVAIARALAAAPAIILADEPTGNLDSKTSQDVLSLLKVTSQKFAQTIVMITHNEEIAQMADRIIRIEDGRIVSQN
- a CDS encoding sensor histidine kinase; protein product: MEEIERMLDTAMTGSFSETNFDESQLSALETKFAHYLSAAEASSQNIAQEKDKIKTLIADISHQTKTPIANLLLYSELLMEETMPASAKANVEALYKQSEKLRFLIDSLVKLSRLENGIISLSPQQAALQPLLESVVEQYTAKASEKGLSLQMQDTDAFAVFDFKWTAEALANIVDNAIKYTEHGTITISAVSYEMFVRIDISDTGSGIPENEQAKIFARFYRSNSVQKQEGVGIGLYLARQIISGEGGYIKVASVPGKGSTFSIFLPK